Proteins found in one Macrobrachium nipponense isolate FS-2020 chromosome 4, ASM1510439v2, whole genome shotgun sequence genomic segment:
- the LOC135211401 gene encoding uncharacterized protein LOC135211401, with product MITALWETENYEISAGLHQGSALSPFLFVQVMDVSSEEIRKEELWELLYFDAMVFTAENEEGLQRRVGEWQEFLEKGRLKVTVNKTEVLLSSREDKDRIAIQDRRGSIVKQAEKFKYLGSTEVYSRIKAAWGKWRVVAGVVCEQKIPVKLKVKIYNTVIRPVLVYGAETWPLRRKEEVKPERTEMRKLKWIMGILLFDRLENDEIYIKKDRISKDYRGDKRVTIVMMSLIKGNGEIASGN from the coding sequence ATGATAACAGCGCtttgggaaacagaaaactatgaaattagtgctggattacaccaggggtcagcattaagcccatttttgtttgtgcaggTCATGGATGTGtcgagtgaagagatcaggaaagaagagctgtgggaattgtTATACTTCGATGCTATGGtgtttactgctgaaaatgaggaaggcctacagagaagggttggagagtggcaggagtttTTAGAGAAGGGTAGGTTAAAGGTAactgtgaataaaacagaggttttgctgagcagtagggaagataaagACAGAATAGCAATACAAGACAGAAGAGGCTCAATTGTAAAAcaagcagaaaagtttaaatacttaggatctactgaagtttacagtaggataaaagctgcatggggaaaGTGGAGAgtggtagctggagtggtatgtgaacAGAAAATTCCAGTCAAGCTAAaggtcaagatatataacacagtgataagaccagtgttagtgtatggagcagaaacatggcctctaagaagaaaagaggaagtaaagcctgagagaacagagatgagaaagtTGAAGTGGATTATGGGTATATTGCTGTTTgacagattggaaaatgatgaaatatatataaaaaaggacaggattagtaaagattacagaggggataagagagtcacgattgtgATGATGTCTTTGATAAAAGGCAATGGAGAAATTGCATCAGGTAACTGa